Within the Gracilinema caldarium DSM 7334 genome, the region GCAAGAATTCGAATACCCTCTTTCTTAATTAAATTTTGAGCAACCTCAATATTCCGGTCTCCAATAAAAAAGATTTCCCGTTCATCAAACACAATAAAAGCTCCGCCAATAATGGTTGCTACTAGGTTTTCCCGTTTTGATTCATGCCTTACTAAAAAGCGATTGAATAGCACCTTAATAGCAATATCTCCGTATTTTGTGCTCCGATGCAGTTCAGAGGGAGCTATGGGAAGCAAATAGTGGCACATGGCTCCCCATCGATGTACCGTATCGTAGAGGCATACCGCAACACAAGAGCCTAACACAGTTTTTAGTATCACAGGTTTTTTTGAGAATACAAGCTCTCCAGGATTTAAAAAGAGTTCCTCGAGAGGCTCTGTACCAGGTACAGATACAATCATATTAGTTCCTATCTTTTCGATAGATTGAATTATTCAACGTTGTAAAACCATGGTGAACCCCAACCAGGCTTTCCGAAAGACCTAAAACAAGATATCCAGGCTCTTTTAATACCTCCCAGATTTTACGTAATATCTGTTCTTTTTCTGGAGCACTGAAATATATAAGAACATTTCTTAAAAATATTACATCAAACTGTTTGGTAAAAGGGAAAGGATCCATCAAATTAAATTCCCTAAAGGTGATAAGCGACTTGACCTGATCTTTCACAGTAAAACTCTTTTCCTGCGGATGAAAGGTAAAATATCGGCGTAAGTAAGCATCGTCCAATTCACCCCGAAATCCTGAATAATGATACACCCCACTTTGTGCCCTCGACAGCACTTTCTGAGAAATGTCACTGGCTAAAATGCGAATATCCCGTTCAGGTCCTTTAAAACCCTCCTCAAGACAGGTTATTGCCATACTGTAGGCCTCTTCTCCGGACGAACAGGCTGCGCTCCAGAGACGTATATAATTCTGTTGTTTTCCATAGGTTTTCAGGTAATAGGCTAAAAATCGAAAATGAACAGGCTCTCTGAAAAAAAAGGTATAATTAGTGGTGAGGCTGTTGATAAAAAGGGTTTTTAATTTACCACTTTGATCCTGTTGCAGGGCCTGAAAAAAATCATAATAGCTGGAGAACTCCTTATCTGGACCGATAAATTTCTGGAGCCGGTATTCCACAAGGTATTTTTTATTTTTATTGAGGGTAATACCAGTCTCCAGAAAAAAATAATCCCTCATTTCTTTAAAAAGAGGTTCAGATAATACCGGCCCCTGAGCCACGATATCCAAGATCTCCCCGTTGGTGTTGCTTAAAATCCCTTAAATTCATCCATGGGGATCACCTTTTCAGGACTAATTCGTTCCAGGTCATCGGCGCCGCTCTTGGAGCCGGGAAGTCCCGCATTCACCCTGTGGACTTGGGCAAGCTCTTCATGGATGGTTTGTTTAAGGGATTGATCTCCACTGTCGCTGGTTCGCTGCTTTTTCCCAGAGCTGGACAGCACGGCTTTCCCGCTGGCCGTCGAAGCTGTATGCCCTTCCACAGCCTTCGCACCCTGGGTGATCCGGTTCAGAACCGTCACAATCTCCCGCAGCTGTTCCACCTGGGCCAGCATCTCTTCACCCGCAGAAGCGGTCTCTTCACTGGATGCTGCGGTCTGCTGTACCACCGTATTCACCTGGCTTATCGCCTTCGTAACCTGGTTCGCTCCTTTACTCTGTTCCTTAAAGGCCCGGTTTATCTCATCCAAGAGAATATTGACCTTATTCGCCGCCTCACTCACCTTCTTCACGCCAGCGGTCACTTCCTGGGTTCGCTCGGTCCCCTTCTCGATGTTGTTCACCACTGTCTCGATAAGTTCACTGGTTTCACTGCTCGCTTCAGCACTCTTCTGCGCCAAAGCCTTCACCTGGTCCGCAACTACTGCAAACCCCCGGCCCGCTTCACCCGCCCGGGCCGCCTCGACCGCCGCATTCAGCGCCAAAATCGAAGTTTGGAAGGCGATATCATCGATCACCTTGTTCACCTTGACGACTTTCCGACTGTTTTCGTTAATCTCCTGCATCATAACCAGTAATTCGTCCGTACGGGTACTGGAGGTAGCCGCCGCACTAGCGGTCTCCTTCATGAGGAGCTCCGCCTCATTCACACTCTTCGTGTTACTTTCGATGATCGACTGGAGCTCTTCCATACTGCTCGTGATTTCTTCCACCGAGCTTGCCAGTTCACTTGCCCCGCTCGAGAGCTCCTGGCTGGCCGAAGCAATCTGGTTCGCCGCACCCTCCAGGTTATTCCCCGACAAATTTAGGTCCCCCGTGGCCTTATTCATGGGTTTCATGATGGAGTTAGTTATAAGAAGGGCCAACACAATGGCAAGCACCACACCAAGCACAAGGGTAATCTGAATAACCACAATCATCATATTCGAGGTTTTTATAGTGTCGTCGACCCGTTCTTCCCCATAGTAACGCTTGACATATTCAAGTAGTTTTGTCTGGGTTTCGATCATAATATCAAAGGCTTCCCGGTTGGCGCCCGCGAGAGCCTGACTATTAATTGTTTCTATCAGGCGAGTTCGCTCCTGGCTTTCAGAGAGCGTGAGGAGCCGTTTTGCTTCCTCAATAATTTTATTATTTTCATTTTTAGACCTATCCATTTTTTGCCTAAAATCCTGATAGAGCTTTTCTTCATCAGGAGTACGCTTACTTTTGTCATAGGCATCCAGAGCCACGGTGTATTCGGTCCGGGCTTTTTCAATATTATCAAACTGACGCTGCAGATCTTCTTTGGATAGATAAGGAGAACCTATTGTTCTGATTGCCGATTTAATTCGTTCCATGCGTACTAAGATAGTCTCTAGGTAAACAATTGATGGTATCGATCCTTTTCCAAGCATTATTATATTTTCTGACAGAATAGATAATCCATACCAGCCGACGGATCCTATGACTATAGAAATAAGAACCGCAGTCATAAAACCTGATATAATTTTTATCCGTAAACTTAAGTTATTAAACATACCCTCGCCTCCTCTATTTCGTTTCCTCTACAAGATGTTCCTGAATCTCCACCACTTCTTCTGTAGAAAGAATAGCATCCAGGTTCAAGAGCATGACCATACGGCCAGTTAACTGAACAATTCCAAGCAGATACTTGCTTTTAAATTTAAAACCTACTTCAGGGGTCCTGTTGATCTGTTCTTCCTGAATATCAGCCACATCCTGGACTGCATCGACCGCCATACCGATGTGGCTTACTTCCCGGGGACCTAAGATTTCTACAATGATAAACACCGTCCGGTCCGTATAAGGCTTCTCCTGAAGATTAAACTTTAGCCTCATATCAATTATTGGAATAATACGACCTCGCAGATTTATCACCCCTTTCAGGAAGCGGGAAGTTTCATGGAGCGGTGTTATTGGGGTAAAACGGATTACTTCCTGGACCTTTACAATCGGAATCGCATAGAATTCTTTCTCTATCGTAAATACCAGATATTTATTAGTCGTCCCTGCCATGGGGCATGCCTCCTTATGGTTTCAGATACATCTCTACAATCCGGATGAACTTATCTCCCTGGAAGGGCTTGATTATCCAGCCGGTGGCCCCGTTTTCTCGAGCGGTCATCATCTTAGCTTTATCGGTTTCGGTGGTCAGCATGATGATAGGAGTGGTGCTGTCAAAAGCCCGAATTTCCTTAACGAGACTGATCCCATCCAGTTTTGGCATATTAACATCAAATACATAGAGTCCTATCTCATTACGGTTTGCCTTTGCCTTTGCTAATCCATCTTCACCATCTATAGCGGTAATAATATGATCATAATGGTAAAGCCTCAGGGTTTGCTCAACAATACTTCGAATAACATCCGAGTCATCCACCACTAGAATAGTCTGTTTCATGCTCTATCCTCCCTCGTTTCTCATTTAAGGGCTTCTAAAAATCCCTGCATATCTACAACAAAGCCAATGCTTCCATCACCAAAAATGGTACCTCCAGAAAAGAAGGTACAATCCTTGAGTATGGTCTGGCTCATGCTTTTTACGACAATTTCCTGCTTACCAATTAACTCATCCACCACGACACAATAATGGGACTGGTCCAGACTAAAGAGCAGAGAAAGAAGTCTTCCATCCTCTGTATCATGAAAAGCTTCCCGGAATACCCGGTGGGCATAGAGCACCGGAATATGCAGCCCCCGGTGAAAAATCATCGCTTCCGAATCTTCATCATTCTGAAAGAGCTCATTCTTCTGTATCACCTTTATTTCTTCTATAGAAGAGAAGGGAAATACATATTTATTATCTCCAACCCGGGTTACAAAGCCTTCGATAATGGCCAGGGTTAAGGGAAGTTTAATAGTAAACTTTGTACCTTTACTTGGTTCTGAAGTTACTTCGACCCTGCCATGAATGCTGTCCAAATTCTTTTTGACCACATCGAGCCCTACGCCGCGGCCTGATACATTGGTAACCTGTTCGGCGGTAGAAAAACCTGGCAAAAAGAGTAAATTGTAGATATCCTTCTGGCTCAGTTTTCCCACATCATCCCGTTTTATCAGTCCCTTTTCCAGAGCCTTTTTTACCACAGTTTCAGTATCAATCCCCTGACCATCATCCTGCACCACAATCTCAATACCGCTCCCCTTATGTTCTGCGGAAAGCAAAATACGCCCCAAACGATTTTTACCCCGCTCATCCCGAATCTCTGCCTCTTCGATACCATGATCAATAGCATTACGGATGAGATGCATGAGGGGTTCATAGATTGTTTCTATAACATTCCGATCCAGTTCAGTTTCTTCACCTTTAAGCTCCAGGTAGACCGTTTTTCCCAATTCTTCCGCGGTATTCCGGGCAACCACCCGTAATTTGTTAAAAATATCAGCAATAGGGACCATGCCCATGGAAAGTACGAGATTCTTTATAGTGGTGGTAATGCTTTCAAGCTGGGTAATACTCCGTTCAGTAACTTCCGATACCTGCAGATTCAAAAGCTCCTGTTTCACCATTGACTGATTTATTACCAGTTCGCCCACAATATCGATAAGAGTATTCAGTTTCTCGTTAGATACCTTTACGATACCGCTTTTTTTAATTCGGTTTGCGAGGTTGTTTTGCTTTTTAAGAGCCTCTACCACATCTTCGGGCCGGGCAATCTTTTCTTCGACAAGAAGCTCTCCTATTTTCTTATCCGTATCCCGTTGCTTTTGCAGGACTGATTGTAAAACACCAATTTGAACCTTCCCTTCTTCTGCAAGGATTTCACCAATTTTTTTATACCTGTACTGTTCCTTTATTTTCTTAAAAAGCCGGATATGGGGGTATATATTGATGATTCTAAAGGACGCTTCCATCTCAGCTTTTCGAAAATCATTAGCCTGCATGGATTCA harbors:
- a CDS encoding CheR family methyltransferase, which produces MAQGPVLSEPLFKEMRDYFFLETGITLNKNKKYLVEYRLQKFIGPDKEFSSYYDFFQALQQDQSGKLKTLFINSLTTNYTFFFREPVHFRFLAYYLKTYGKQQNYIRLWSAACSSGEEAYSMAITCLEEGFKGPERDIRILASDISQKVLSRAQSGVYHYSGFRGELDDAYLRRYFTFHPQEKSFTVKDQVKSLITFREFNLMDPFPFTKQFDVIFLRNVLIYFSAPEKEQILRKIWEVLKEPGYLVLGLSESLVGVHHGFTTLNNSIYRKDRN
- a CDS encoding chemotaxis protein CheW, producing MAGTTNKYLVFTIEKEFYAIPIVKVQEVIRFTPITPLHETSRFLKGVINLRGRIIPIIDMRLKFNLQEKPYTDRTVFIIVEILGPREVSHIGMAVDAVQDVADIQEEQINRTPEVGFKFKSKYLLGIVQLTGRMVMLLNLDAILSTEEVVEIQEHLVEETK
- a CDS encoding response regulator; translation: MKQTILVVDDSDVIRSIVEQTLRLYHYDHIITAIDGEDGLAKAKANRNEIGLYVFDVNMPKLDGISLVKEIRAFDSTTPIIMLTTETDKAKMMTARENGATGWIIKPFQGDKFIRIVEMYLKP
- a CDS encoding chemotaxis protein CheA, which gives rise to MAKSSALLVKIQQIRAQVDAYESGDVMGALDIQDALTELHTLFTAKPGFERLVSLVYHLIPVAKALTKQDTEQRALQILTELSEGLELYFTGRLTGKMFGSTIRKYQGELRNFASYEPSQSGPVGNESPKESEVSAAHQPVHETEKTETLDTYPSDYFSGIIEDTKLLEQFYAEAQEHLEEAQATLVELEYDNTNKELLNTIFRSFHTIKGSSAFLGLKNIEETAHAVEDLLAIVRDGKLILNKELIDIIFYGMELLKNLLESMQANDFRKAEMEASFRIINIYPHIRLFKKIKEQYRYKKIGEILAEEGKVQIGVLQSVLQKQRDTDKKIGELLVEEKIARPEDVVEALKKQNNLANRIKKSGIVKVSNEKLNTLIDIVGELVINQSMVKQELLNLQVSEVTERSITQLESITTTIKNLVLSMGMVPIADIFNKLRVVARNTAEELGKTVYLELKGEETELDRNVIETIYEPLMHLIRNAIDHGIEEAEIRDERGKNRLGRILLSAEHKGSGIEIVVQDDGQGIDTETVVKKALEKGLIKRDDVGKLSQKDIYNLLFLPGFSTAEQVTNVSGRGVGLDVVKKNLDSIHGRVEVTSEPSKGTKFTIKLPLTLAIIEGFVTRVGDNKYVFPFSSIEEIKVIQKNELFQNDEDSEAMIFHRGLHIPVLYAHRVFREAFHDTEDGRLLSLLFSLDQSHYCVVVDELIGKQEIVVKSMSQTILKDCTFFSGGTIFGDGSIGFVVDMQGFLEALK
- a CDS encoding chemotaxis protein CheD; translated protein: MIVSVPGTEPLEELFLNPGELVFSKKPVILKTVLGSCVAVCLYDTVHRWGAMCHYLLPIAPSELHRSTKYGDIAIKVLFNRFLVRHESKRENLVATIIGGAFIVFDEREIFFIGDRNIEVAQNLIKKEGIRILAMHTGGEFGRRVLFNTATNKILVTSLEHITLEDLYNPNM
- a CDS encoding methyl-accepting chemotaxis protein, yielding MFNNLSLRIKIISGFMTAVLISIVIGSVGWYGLSILSENIIMLGKGSIPSIVYLETILVRMERIKSAIRTIGSPYLSKEDLQRQFDNIEKARTEYTVALDAYDKSKRTPDEEKLYQDFRQKMDRSKNENNKIIEEAKRLLTLSESQERTRLIETINSQALAGANREAFDIMIETQTKLLEYVKRYYGEERVDDTIKTSNMMIVVIQITLVLGVVLAIVLALLITNSIMKPMNKATGDLNLSGNNLEGAANQIASASQELSSGASELASSVEEITSSMEELQSIIESNTKSVNEAELLMKETASAAATSSTRTDELLVMMQEINENSRKVVKVNKVIDDIAFQTSILALNAAVEAARAGEAGRGFAVVADQVKALAQKSAEASSETSELIETVVNNIEKGTERTQEVTAGVKKVSEAANKVNILLDEINRAFKEQSKGANQVTKAISQVNTVVQQTAASSEETASAGEEMLAQVEQLREIVTVLNRITQGAKAVEGHTASTASGKAVLSSSGKKQRTSDSGDQSLKQTIHEELAQVHRVNAGLPGSKSGADDLERISPEKVIPMDEFKGF